From the genome of Fundulus heteroclitus isolate FHET01 chromosome 9, MU-UCD_Fhet_4.1, whole genome shotgun sequence, one region includes:
- the shroom2a gene encoding protein Shroom2 isoform X4, translating into MVDIVAQKMPSENDVHVARSFLTKILRSSMRKNGFEGRNEPISRPHSWHSTKFNESQSEAGRRQSPPTAVWHPRYDASSSSSATDLTSGWEQTNLRRVSDQFSSHGSMDSLEQVPHSYAGGQMSPAKSNNSMEHLGGGKRDSAYSSFSTSSSTPDYSLSRSNAASTENVAYKGGQWDAGAKHSNGRNSQSFAADGGRPDERLTYFQMPGVDSGHSGPHPGDSPGSRHSSSSRTSFGPVWNVPERKRTVSASPPPPLPPARSDSFAATKAHERGVKAHPDGPDSHLGYKVSAENRHSHNISPKSDGENDYDKGSHPTSSSNKQYSFYSSDVGQQHVPHASQLFHPRQHADKSTFHPQAWSVSAPKPQNAGGYHCSSQEPPTNGSTQHSSQNHRRSLSASLSSTTTNQNAETTGPSRYYCVTASNQPNASSWSDLPNDRRSGAGVDPSLTGPEQTVPKVKYQHHPSHNKDSNAYSKPQVTTVPESSELKHFVDDKESQRGHSAHMADHLHLGNLPRKQPEQRRSLPAQLNSHQDIRLSSQASNQFSPQTTPMLHSLSIDVEGQQEKSSGPTSEESLESKQVKRSERFATTLRNEIQMRRARLQKSRSAAALPGVEGQAEDQDSCISTKISTPTSADGSFSNAYKHDLKEAQARVLKATSFRRRDLERVVLEYSVGETQNNHQPSMQARKDVDPLATVTESGTNHSSGHVTRIGSRKRFPPEKKVRSYSEPNKLYEIGVNEGLAPTENATSSLDHQKNLNETMKPGFPDSMPPKSQLKYQGKDQASRITTEDTKKEIKSMKVSYPMPSSQHKQRLDTFAEYEASWKIQSKHPDEKASGRYRSADNILDPGPEDRTQRKGFHERSRSSPTADMYGQPHLQKIPVPETKRNTDYSQTKSKPAETLVAETRFSDTSSGDCKEGEKAAGIENDLAPPPPLMTGANPDCRQRSTAAATKNHKSVPISPSPTEPEEHSHIEPPSLPGKKPSPAKHQEINSQKSFTGSQSDVLTQCSTNFEPYPTFYPPASANTDSEQGKGLMDKEQGAVHHPSTSNPQLASSPPASSHRPSGLFSMEGQRSPSPQFSPQKLSDKPPPVSLSEDESSRVEHLIEKQNTAARKVPIRIVHSEGSEEKENSPFLQQSDLPPGEAEGQSVARFSALPALGQDSVFCAFTRQKEPEDTEMQRVAQGEPYMITVGDHLSSNSEEPSSQGETTGLSEQEDQKREELARDIMGKDKSLADILDQSKMRTTMDLMEGIFPQEQQLLDGAHQRRKAPTKQTNSRSVEEREKEDNMAAAMVTSSTYYSTSAPKAELLIKMKDMQEEDEEEDSEDELDIGLNNKKQELIDSLSKKLQVLREAKESLLEDILDNNMLGDEVEAQVQQVCRPNELEKFRMFVGDLDKVVSLLLSLSGRLARVENALNNLEGDATPEERRTLIEKRKLLIRQHEDAKELKENLDRRERIVFDILASYLPKDSLADYEHFVKMKSALIIEQRKLEDKIKLGEEQLKCLIDSLPIEQRLAL; encoded by the exons ATGGTGGATATTGTAGCTCAGAAAATGCCCTCAGAGAATGACGTGCATGTGGCGAGAAGCTTTCTTACGAAGATTTTGCGAAGTTCCATGAG AAAGAACGGCTTTGAAGG ACGGAACGAACCCATAAGCAGGCCTCACTCCTGGCACTCCACCAAGTTCAATGAAAGCCAGTCAGAGGCAGGCAGAAGACAGTCTCCACCCACCGCGGTGTGGCACCCCAGATATGATGCAAG CTCCAGCTCATCTGCTACAGACCTCACCTCTGGCTGGGAGCAGACTAACCTGCGCAGAGTGTCCGACCAGTTCAGCTCTCATGGAAGCATGGATAGCCTAGAACAGGTCCCACACTCATACGCAGGTGGTCAGATGTCACCTGCTAAGTCAAACAACAGTATGGAGCACCTTGGAGGAGGGAAACGAGACTCTGCGTATAGCTCCTTCTCTACAAGCTCAAGCACTCCAGACTACTCACTCTCAAGAAGCAATGCTGCCTCGACAGAGAACGTAGCCTATAAAGGAGGTCAGTGGGACGCAGGCGCGAAACACAGCAACGGAAGAAACAGCCAGAGCTTTGCTGCTGATGGGGGCAGACCGGATGAAAGACTGACATATTTTCAGATGCCAGGAGTTGACTCAGGCCACAGCGGTCCTCATCCGGGGGATTCACCTGGGTCCCGTCACTCCTCTTCAAGCAGAACCAGCTTTGGGCCTGTGTGGAATGTCCCTGAGAGAAAGAGGACGGTTTCAGcctctcctccccctcctcttcctcctgcacGCAGCGATAGCTTTGCTGCAACTAAGGCACATGAGAGAGGGGTTAAGGCTCACCCCGACGGACCTGATTCCCACCTGGGCTACAAGGTTTCTGCAGAAAATCGCCACAGCCACAACATTTCTCCAAAGAGTGACGGTGAGAATGATTATGATAAAGGCAGTCACCCCACATCCAGTTCAAACAAGCAGTATTCCTTCTACAGCAGCGATGTCGGGCAGCAACACGTTCCCCATGCTAGCCAGCTCTTCCATCCAAGACAACATGCTGACAAAAGCACTTTCCATCCTCAGGCCTGGTCTGTATCTGCACCAAAGCCACAGAACGCAGGTGGGTACCACTGCAGTTCGCAAGAACCTCCTACTAACGGTTCTACTCAGCACTCGAGCCAGAACCACAGACGAAGCTTATCCGCCTCTCTGTCTTCTACAACTACCAACCAAAACGCAGAGACCACCGGACCGAGCCGATATTACTGTGTCACTGCTTCCAACCAGCCCAACGCCTCATCTTGGTCAGATTTACCAAATGACCGGAGGAGTGGTGCTGGTGTAGATCCGTCACTGACTGGACCCGAGCAGACAGTCCCCAAAGTCAAGTATCAGCACCACCCATCTCACAACAAAGACAGCAATGCTTACAGCAAGCCCCAAGTGACTACTGTTCCAGAAAGCTCAGAGCTTAAACACTTCGTTGATGATAAGGAAAGCCAGAGAGGACACAGCGCACATATGGCAGATCATTTGCATCTTGGTAATCTTCCCAGGAAACAGCCTGAGCAGAGGAGGTCCCTACCAGCTCAGCTCAACTCTCACCAAGACATCAGACTTAGCAGCCAGGCGAGCAACCAGTTCAGCCCTCAGACAACCCCAATGCTTCACTCCCTATCTATAGATGTTGAAGGCCAACAGGAAAAATCCAGTGGTCCAACCTCTGAGGAGTCCCTCGAAAGCAAGCAGGTAAAGCGCAGTGAGCGGTTCGCCACCACACTGAGAAATGAAATCCAGATGAGAAGAGCACGGCTGCAGAAAAGTAGGAGCGCAGCTGCTCTCCCTGGGGTTGAGGGTCAAGCAGAAGATCAGGATTCGTGCATATCCACTAAGATTTCTACCCCAACCTCTGCAGATGGGTCCTTCTCTAACGCCTACAAACACGATTTAAAGGAAGCACAAGCGAGGGTGCTCAAGGCTACCTCTTTCAGGAGAAGAGATCTGGAACGTGTCGTGCTGGAGTACTCGGTAGGTGAGACCCAGAACAACCACCAGCCCTCAATGCAGGCTCGCAAAGATGTCGACCCTCTGGCAACGGTCACCGAGTCAGGAACAAATCATTCCTCTGGTCACGTAACCCGCATTGGTTCCCGGAAGCGCTTCCCTCCTGAAAAGAAGGTCCGGTCTTATTCAGAACCAAATAAACTTTATGAAATTGGGGTTAATGAAGGTCTGGCTCCTACTGAGAACGCAACCTCTTCTCTAGACCAccaaaaaaacttaaatgaaACTATGAAACCAGGTTTCCCTGATTCCATGCCGCCTAAAAGCCAGTTGAAGTACCAAGGCAAAGATCAGGCCTCTAGAATTACAACAGAGGATACAAAGAAGGAAATCAAGAGCATGAAGGTTTCTTACCCTATGCCATCTTCCCAACATAAGCAAAGACTTGATACATTCGCAGAGTATGAAGCAAGTTGGAAAATACAGAGCAAACACCCAGATGAAAAAGCCTCTGGACGGTATCGTTCAGCCGATAACATCCTAGATCCAGGACCAGAGGACAGAACCCAGAGGAAGGGTTTCCATGAGAGGTCCAGATCCTCGCCCACAGCAGACATGTATGGACAG CCTCATTTACAGAAGATTCCAGTTCCTGAAACTAAGCGTAACACAGACTATTCCCAGACGAAGAGTAAACCTGCTGAGACGCTCGTCGCAGAGACAAG GTTCTCCGACACCAGTTCAGGTGACTGCAAAGAGGGAGAGAAGGCAGCAGGGATTGAAAACGACTTAGCACCACCCCCTCCACTCATGACAGGGGCCAATCCTGACTGCAGACAGAGATCCACTGCTGCTGCCACCAAGAACCACAAGTCTGTGCCCATTTCTCCCAGTCCCACGGAGCCAGAGGAGCACAGCCACATAGAGCCCCCGTCTTTGCCAGGGAAGAAGCCCTCCCCAGCTAAGCATCAAGAAATCAACTCCCAAAAGTCCTTCACCGGCTCCCAGAGTGACGTCCTCACCCAGTGCTCTACAAACTTTGAACCTTACCCCACTTTTTATCCCCCCGCTTCTGCAAATACAGATTCTGAGCAGGGCAAAGGACTTATGGACAAAGAACAAGGGGCAGTACACCATCCATCAACATCCAATCCTCAGCTCGCCTCCTCACccccggcttcctcccacagaccctCGGGGCTTTTCAGCATGGAGGGACAGCGCTCTCCCTCTCCACAGTTTTCTCCACAGAAACTCAGCGACAAGCCTCCTCCCGTCTCGCTAAGCGAGGACGAGTCTAGCAG ggTGGAGCATTTGATAGAAAAGCAGAACACCGCAGCGAGGAAAGTTCCCATCAGGATTGTACACTCAGAGGGAAGTGAAGAGAAGGAGAACTCTCCCTTTCTGCAGCAGAGTGACCTCCCTCCCGGTGAAGCCGAGGGCCAGAGTGTGGCCCGCTTCAGCGCTCTGCCCGCTCTGGGACAGGACTCTGTTTTCTGTGCCTTCACCCGGCAGAAGGAGCCCGAAGACACCGAGATGCAGAGAGTTGCCCAGGGAGAGCCATACATGATTACTGTGGGAGATCATTTGAGCTCCAACAGCGAGGAGCCCAGCAGCCAGGGAGAAACCACAGGACTGAGTGAGCAGGAGGATCAGAAGAGAGAGGAGCTGGCCAGGGACATCATGGGGAAGGATAAGTCGCTTGCTGATATTCTGGATCAGAGTAAGATGAGGACCACGATGGACTTGATGGAGGGGATCTTCCctcaggagcagcagctcttaGACGGAGCCCACCAGCGCAGGAAGGCGCCGACCAAGCAGACTAACTCCCGGTCCGTCGAAGAGAG GGAAAAAGAGGACAACATGGCAGCAGCCATGGTGACCAGTTCAACATATTACAGCACCTCAGCTCCCAAAGCTGAGCTCCTGATCAAAATGAAGGACATGCAggaagaggatgaggaggaagacTCAGAGGATGAGCTGGACATTGGTTTGAACAACAAGAAG CAAGAGCTGATCGACAGCCTCAGTAAAAAGCTGCAGGTGCTGCGCGAAGCTAAAGAGAGCCTTCTGGAGGACATCCTAGACAACAACATGCTAGGAGACGAGGTGGAAGcccaggtccagcaggtgtgCCGGCCAAACGAGCTGGAAAAGTTCAGGATGTTTGTCGGAGACCTGGACAAGGTGGTTAGCCTGCTGCTGTCGCTCTCGGGCCGCCTGGCCCGGGTGGAGAACGCCCTCAACAATCTGGAGGGGGATGCTACACCGGAGGAAAGG CGTACTTTGATTGAGAAGCGGAAGCTTTTGATCCGACAACACGAGGACGCGAAGGAGCTGAAGGAAAACCTGGACCGTAGGGAGCGGATAGTTTTCGACATCCTGGCCAGCTACCTGCCAAAAGACAGCCTTGCAGACTACGAGCACTTTGTGAAGATGAAGTCTGCGCTCATCATCGAGCAGCGTAAGCTCGAGGACAAAATCAAACTTGGTGAGGAGCAGCTTAAGTGTCTGATAGACAGCCTGCCCATAGAGCAAAGACTggccttgtaa